One window from the genome of Musa acuminata AAA Group cultivar baxijiao chromosome BXJ1-4, Cavendish_Baxijiao_AAA, whole genome shotgun sequence encodes:
- the LOC108953664 gene encoding uncharacterized protein LOC108953664, with translation MAQSPEGAAEAAALSPHDPRQSQDWEGCSLPHSFPSQPPDISNWFSSYVYESPDSLGLPDSLGSPLLLEEDESQTQEPVDGSSTSKDCNLVDFPKHGRNSYHNVGLSFGSCKQAGSFMLKENNQDSLLGDEGKSCRRNDDVCSDYGNRSLDKSSASSDKRILERTNCHGQISHQESDTNGLSPKQWVEDDGFVSVKSKDRSRASDILKMLPNQWNDCSNRNKNTGRNKKEWIGETDHVQPKRKQNLKKLLGEELLATLSEEKGGCLPSSASGSECTSAGAAASLVQNKSCDRTDGRNWFEDSDIMHVDNTKKKQEKDGRRCKEEGGVIGPTSMSSMEQPEDKNGAPRSPLGDKSNHQAMVAAASEIPGKWRCPRKAKVDMGPPKKQLRLDRWFHLSHGRPTIT, from the exons ATGGCGCAATCACCAGAAGGCGCAGCAGAGGCCGCCGCCCTCTCTCCCCACGATCCCCGCCAATCGCAG GATTGGGAAGGTTGTTCGCTTCCGCACTCATTCCCCTCCC AGCCCCCCGACATCAGCAACTGGTTCTCTAGCTATGTTTACGAGTCGCCGGATTCTTTGGGTCTTCCCGATAGTCTCGGTAGTCCTCTACTACTTGAGGAAGACGAAAGCCAAACCCAAGAACCGGTGGACGGTTCCTCTACATCTAAG GATTGCAATTTGGTTGATTTCCCAAAACACGGGAGGAACTCGTATCACAACGTAGGCTTATCTTTTGGGTCCTGCAAACAAGCTGGTTCTTTTATGCTGAAAGAGAACAACCAGGATTCGTTGCTGGGAGATGAAGGGAAATCTTGTCGACGAAATGATGATGTTTGCAGTGACTACGGCAATCGTAGCCTCGATAAGAGCTCCGCTTCATCTGATAAGAGAATACTCGAGAGGACAAATTGCCATGGGCAAATCTCGCATCAAGAAAGCGATACCAATGGGCTGTCACCAAAGCAGTGGGTTGAAGATGATGGCTTTGTTTCTGTGAAGAGTAAGGATCGTTCGAGAGCCAGTGACATCCTAAAGATGCTGCCAAATCAATGGAATGATTGCTCGAATAGGAACAAGAACACGGGAAGGAATAAAAAAGAATGGATTGGAGAAACTGATCACGTACAGCCAAAGAGAAAGCAGAATCTGAAGAAGCTGCTCGGTGAGGAACTTCTCGCAACGCTTTCTGAAGAAAAGGGAGGCTGTTTGCCTTCATCTGCTTCGGGTTCAGAGTGTACTTCAGCAGGAGCAGCAGCAAGTCTTGTGCAGAACAAGAGCTGCGACAGGACTGATGGGAGAAATTGGTTCGAAGATAGCGATATAATGCACGTTGACAACACTAAAAAGAAGCAGGAAAAAGATGGGAGACGATGTAAAGAAGAAGGTGGAGTCATCGGACCAACATCAATGTCATCAATGGAACAGCCAGAGGACAAGAATGGAGCTCCGAGAAGTCCTCTGGGGGACAAATCCAATCACCAAGCCATGGTCGCAGCAGCATCAGAGATCCCTGGGAAATGGCGATGTCCTCGCAAGGCCAAAGTGGACATGGGCCCTCCGAAGAAGCAACTGAGGCTGGATCGCTGGTTCCATCTCTCTCATGGCCGCCCTACCATCACATGA
- the LOC135653001 gene encoding phospholipase A1-Ibeta2, chloroplastic, protein MTVGTAAAGAPPRHVSPSRASLPSRHGSCLNPQSSRPASVKSSGATTAVTTSATKIHLANLDRVLLKPSPPQPTFQPEIDLKQHSNNQRSGAGEKGGMMMNPFNLASLFPDLFRKQAADEIMSPPSLTRLQRLLSDSSRSSPKNFIAANWRQIHGETGWSGLLDPLDENLRRELIRYGDFVQAAYHAFHSLPSPVFPAASPSSRHRHILLPDRFYRPTKSLFATSSLDLPEWAQPAAPQWLTQRSSWIGYVAVCDNDREVRRMGRRDVTIVLRGTATCLEWAENLRTALVPVDSEAEAAVEVGQRGVPKVACGFRSLHKTAGEHVPSLATAVVEEVRRLMEVYEGEELSITVTGHSLGAALALLVADELSTCAPRVPPISVVSFGGPRVGNRAFAERLKRRGVNVLRVVNDKDVVTMVPSAAGLPHLSEEYEHVGSELRVDNRDSPYLRPDAGPACCHDLEAYLHLVDGFMGTGFGFRSDAKRSLVRLLELQRPNIKKVYLSGAQALRLNPVDVRRPVQSKDPACLVSPSV, encoded by the coding sequence ATGACCGTAGGAACTGCCGCCGCCGGGGCACCACCCCGCCACGTCTCTCCCTCCCGCGCCTCCTTGCCTTCTCGCCATGGCTCCTGCCTCAACCCTCAGTCCTCCCGCCCTGCGTCCGTCAAAAGCAGCGGCGCCACCACCGCGGTCACCACCTCCGCTACCAAGATCCATCTCGCCAACCTCGATCGCGTCCTCCTCAAACCCTCGCCGCCGCAACCTACTTTTCAACCCGAGATTGACCTCAAGCAGCATTCCAACAACCAGCGCAGCGGTGCCGGCGAAAAAGGAGGGATGATGATGAACCCGTTCAACCTGGCTTCTCTATTTCCTGATTTGTTCAGGAAGCAGGCGGCCGACGAGATAATGTCCCCTCCGAGCTTGACCCGCCTCCAgcgcctcctctccgatagctcgCGATCCTCCCCTAAGAACTTCATCGCCGCCAATTGGCGCCAGATTCACGGCGAAACGGGTTGGTCGGGCCTCCTCGACCCCCTCGATGAGAACCTCCGCCGTGAGCTCATCCGGTATGGCGACTTCGTCCAGGCCGCCTACCACGCCTTCCACTCCCTTCCCTCGCCCGTCTTCCCCGCTGCATCGCCTTCCTCTCGTCACCGGCACATCCTACTCCCTGACCGTTTCTACCGCCCCACCAAGTCCCTCTTCGCCACTTCCTCTCTCGACCTCCCGGAATGGGCGCAGCCCGCCGCCCCGCAATGGCTCACCCAGCGCTCCAGCTGGATCGGCTACGTCGCCGTCTGCGACAACGATCGCGAGGTCCGCCGCATGGGTCGGCGCGACGTCACAATCGTCCTCCGCGGCACCGCCACCTGCCTCGAGTGGGCCGAGAATCTACGCACGGCCCTCGTCCCCGTGGATTCCGAAGCTGAAGCCGCTGTCGAAGTTGGTCAACGAGGCGTGCCGAAGGTGGCTTGCGGGTTCCGCAGCCTGCACAAAACGGCCGGGGAGCACGTGCCGAGCCTCGCGACGGCGGTGGTGGAGGAAGTGCGCCGCCTCATGGAGGTCTACGAGGGGGAGGAGCTCAGCATCACGGTGACCGGCCACAGCCTGGGGGCGGCCCTGGCACTGTTAGTGGCGGACGAGCTGAGCACGTGCGCCCCGCGGGTGCCGCCCATCTCAGTGGTCTCCTTCGGCGGGCCGCGCGTGGGGAACCGCGCGTTCGCCGAAAGGCTGAAGCGGAGGGGTGTCAACGTGCTGCGGGTGGTCAACGACAAGGACGTCGTCACGATGGTACCGTCGGCGGCGGGGCTGCCGCACCTCAGTGAGGAGTACGAGCACGTGGGTTCGGAGCTGAGGGTGGACAACCGGGACTCGCCCTACCTCAGGCCGGACGCCGGACCCGCTTGCTGCCACGACCTGGAGGCCTACCTCCACCTGGTGGACGGGTTCATGGGAACCGGGTTCGGGTTCCGGTCCGACGCCAAGAGGAGTCTGGTCCGACTTCTGGAGCTGCAACGGCCCAACATCAAGAAGGTCTATCTGAGCGGGGCGCAAGCTTTAAGGCTCAACCCGGTCGACGTCCGTCGCCCGGTCCAGTCCAAGGATCCGGCTTGCCTCGTGAGTCCGTCCGTCTGA
- the LOC135672516 gene encoding uncharacterized protein LOC135672516, which produces MATDPSTPRMLHVDAIQTAPPGKVTAPGQARRISTAAPLGPEVLQSRFQAVWYYTKAGEESPLAIAAWIKESLCAALPGHPVLSGRLRRDDGWEVKFNDSGVRLVQATAETTMSEFLASKDRNGMEAHLAYWDDVDVQSPNFSALFYIQVTQFQGDGYAIGISCSLLLADPLFLTRFLNSWAQSHAQLRLSKSPMFHLSYFQRPDRSRHLKSVELESSPIHSPSSTTTMLFEADREAITRSYGQLAVACLREATRRLNVEAAPGFCLLISDHGGELTVEPCANPSEGSSAEALDVVWWDQLGVEEWTLVQGNKPVHVSCRIASSGDGRLVVVMIPPDVERDPKVVVSVTLPDN; this is translated from the exons ATGGCCACCGATCCTTCTACGCCGAGGATGCTCCACGTCGACGCCATCCAGACGGCACCGCCGGGGAAGGTGACGGCACCGGGGCAGGCCCGGCGGATCTCCACGGCGGCGCCGCTGGGCCCGGAGGTGCTGCAGAGCCGGTTCCAGGCGGTGTGGTACTACACCAAGGCCGGGGAGGAGTCGCCGCTGGCGATCGCTGCGTGGATCAAGGAGTCGCTCTGCGCGGCGCTGCCCGGCCACCCTGTGCTCTCCGGCCGGCTCCGCCGGGACGACGGCTGGGAGGTGAAGTTCAACGACTCCGGAGTCAGGCTGGTGCAGGCCACCGCCGAGACGACCATGTCCGAGTTCTTGGCCTCCAAAGACAGGAATGGCATGGAGGCGCACTTGGCGTACTGGGACGACGTGGACGTGCAGTCTCCCAACTTCTCTGCACTGTTCTACATCCAG GTGACTCAGTTCCAGGGAGATGGATACGCCATTGGGATAAGCTGCAGTCTGCTGCTGGCCGACCCCTTGTTCTTGACGCGCTTCCTGAACTCGTGGGCCCAATCCCACGCGCAGCTGCGGCTCAGCAAGTCGCCCATGTTCCACCTCAGCTACTTCCAAAGACCGGATCGCTCGCGCCATCTGAAATCGGTCGAACTCGAGTCGAGTCCGATCCACTctccctcctccaccaccaccatgcTATTCGAGGCCGATCGGGAAGCCATCACCCGATCCTACGGCCAACTCGCGGTGGCTTGCCTCCGGGAGGCGACGAGGAGGCTCAACGTGGAGGCGGCGCCAGGGTTCTGCCTCCTGATCAGCGACCACGGGGGCGAGTTGACGGTCGAGCCATGTGCGAACCCGAGCGAGGGTTCGTCGGCCGAGGCCTTGGATGTGGTTTGGTGGGACCAACTCGGCGTCGAGGAATGGACTCTCGTGCAGGGGAATAAACCCGTACACGTGTCGTGCCGGATCGCGTCGTCTGGAGACGGGCGACTTGTGGTGGTGATGATACCGCCTGACGTGGAGCGTGATCCAAAAGTGGTGGTCAGTGTCACGCTGCCCGACAATTGA
- the LOC135581933 gene encoding cyclin-P4-1-like: MAGIVEENHAVPGVVSVLSTILERLAERNDAVRGRPVAPHHRASAFHGLTKPSISVRSYLERIFRYAGCSLSCYVAAYIYLDRFLRRHPTVSLHSLNVHRFLITSVLAAVKFVDDIHYNNAYFAKVGGINLVEMNYLEVDFLFGIGFELNITPVMFTSYCSILQREMYLEPPPSPPRLHSCSTEEDPSSGCQQKQVAVHLVFSGT, from the exons ATGGCGGGGATAGTGGAGGAGAACCATGCAGTCCCGGGTGTGGTCTCCGTCCTCTCCACCATCCTCGAAAGGCTCGCGGAGCGCAACGACGCCGTCCGCGGCCGCCCTGTGGCGCCGCACCACCGCGCCTCGGCCTTCCACGGGTTGACGAAGCCGTCCATCTCGGTGCGCAGCTACCTCGAGCGCATCTTCCGGTACGCCGGCTGCAGCCTCTCGTGCTACGTCGCCGCTTACATATACCTCGACCGCTTCCTACGGCGCCACCCTACCGTCTCCCTCCACTCGCTCAACGTCCACCGCTTCCTCATCACCAGCGTCCTCGCCGCCGTCAAATTCGTGGATGACAT ACACTACAACAACGCATACTTTGCAAAGGTGGGGGGGATCAACTTGGTGGAGATGAACTACTTAGAAGTCGATTTCTTATTCGGCATAGGCTTCGAGCTTAACATAACTCCGGTCATGTTCACCTCTTACTGCTCCATTCTTCAGAGGGAAATGTACTTGGAACCACCTCCATCTCCCCCAAGGCTTCACAGCTGTTCGACAGAGGAAGACCCCAGCAGCGGCTGCCAGCAGAAGCAAGTAGCAGTTCATTTGGTCTTTTCTGGCACATAG